The Sphingobacterium bambusae genome includes a window with the following:
- a CDS encoding TetR/AcrR family transcriptional regulator, whose translation MSKNVDIKRAKILEVAKRRFAHFGMAKTTMAEIAKDLSFSKALLYYYFPDKHSLYTAVLEYVINDMISKVDSYLLKASSIEKSILFAIESRMELMRENYNLFEYSSSLFMQNPGEMGKSLGPFFDRVRDQFGRILRIGVDNGEIVVDNIEETAELLLFSLMGMRTGIMSKDLNDCLFPSPDEFELILSKQKKMISIFIRGLQA comes from the coding sequence ATGTCCAAAAACGTAGACATTAAGCGAGCCAAGATATTAGAAGTGGCGAAAAGACGTTTTGCCCATTTCGGAATGGCCAAGACAACGATGGCGGAGATCGCGAAGGACCTTTCGTTTTCAAAGGCACTGTTGTATTATTACTTTCCTGACAAGCATAGCCTCTATACCGCTGTGTTGGAATATGTGATCAATGACATGATCAGCAAGGTGGATAGCTATTTGCTGAAGGCATCGAGCATCGAGAAATCTATTTTATTTGCGATTGAAAGCAGAATGGAGCTGATGCGTGAGAATTATAACCTTTTCGAATATTCAAGCTCCTTATTTATGCAGAATCCGGGAGAAATGGGAAAAAGTCTGGGGCCATTTTTTGATCGGGTGCGCGATCAATTCGGCCGCATATTGCGCATCGGTGTGGATAATGGCGAGATCGTGGTTGATAATATCGAAGAGACAGCGGAATTGTTGCTGTTTTCGCTGATGGGCATGCGAACCGGCATTATGAGTAAAGATCTGAATGATTGTCTATTTCCTTCGCCGGATGAATTTGAGCTGATCTTGTCGAAGCAGAAAAAGATGATTTCTATTTTTATCCGCGGATTGCAGGCCTAG
- a CDS encoding cytochrome b5 domain-containing protein yields the protein MENKESLPQYSKSQLALRNGQDRKEIWVCYKGLIYDVGESRLWKNGKHYEHWAGQDLTSEMEDAPHNSWVFYKFPVIGKLI from the coding sequence GTGGAAAATAAAGAAAGCCTACCCCAGTATTCCAAAAGTCAATTAGCATTAAGAAATGGACAGGATCGGAAAGAAATATGGGTATGCTATAAAGGATTGATATATGATGTAGGTGAAAGCCGTCTTTGGAAGAACGGAAAACACTACGAACACTGGGCAGGACAAGATTTGACCAGTGAAATGGAAGATGCCCCCCACAACAGCTGGGTTTTTTATAAATTCCCGGTAATCGGAAAATTGATTTGA
- the mgtE gene encoding magnesium transporter encodes MEELEMQVELVEKWIESNSLSELQDFLNEQNISDVEELIDELPEHAALFIETININRAVHVFSILDFPTQERIFKKLSAAKVRELINEMPPDDRTSFFSELKGDVVKHLIIMLSPEERKEALSLLGYPEDSVGRLMTPDYITVKPHWNITRILDHIRRYGDASETIDVLYVIDGEGRLMDDIKIRDILVSDPETKVEDLIDNRLISLHANDPQEEAVNVFRMNNRVALPVVDEQGIMLGMVTIDDILWVANEEYSEDMQRIGGTEALDEPYLDVSIFHLVKKRGGWLIVLFLGQLLTTNVLEFYEDRLTIILVLLMPLIMSSGGNSGSQASTLIIQAMAMGEVTLRDWWLVMRREILSGFFLGLILGTLGFCRIAAYQAFSGEYGDAWVLYGLAIALSLVGVVLWGSLVGSMLPFVLRRLGADPASSSAPFVSTLVDVTGLIIYFTVATLVLGNIVGK; translated from the coding sequence ATGGAAGAACTAGAAATGCAAGTGGAGCTTGTTGAGAAATGGATAGAATCGAATAGCCTTTCTGAGCTTCAAGATTTTCTTAATGAGCAGAACATCTCCGACGTCGAAGAACTCATCGATGAACTTCCAGAACATGCTGCGTTATTTATAGAGACCATTAATATAAATCGCGCGGTTCACGTTTTCAGTATCCTCGATTTCCCTACCCAAGAACGTATCTTCAAAAAATTATCGGCAGCCAAGGTTCGCGAGCTTATAAATGAGATGCCGCCGGATGATCGTACATCTTTCTTTAGTGAATTAAAAGGTGATGTGGTTAAGCATTTAATCATCATGCTTTCTCCTGAAGAACGCAAAGAAGCACTCTCTTTGTTGGGCTATCCTGAAGACAGTGTTGGACGTCTAATGACTCCGGATTATATCACTGTAAAACCCCATTGGAACATCACGCGAATATTGGATCACATCCGTCGTTATGGAGACGCTTCGGAGACTATCGATGTGTTGTATGTAATCGATGGCGAAGGGCGTTTGATGGACGATATCAAGATCCGCGATATCTTGGTCTCGGATCCGGAAACGAAAGTGGAAGATCTGATCGATAATAGACTTATCTCCCTGCATGCGAATGACCCCCAAGAGGAGGCGGTGAATGTTTTCCGGATGAATAATCGGGTAGCGCTTCCGGTGGTTGATGAGCAAGGTATTATGCTCGGTATGGTAACCATCGATGACATCCTGTGGGTTGCCAACGAAGAGTACTCGGAAGATATGCAGCGTATCGGGGGTACGGAGGCATTAGATGAACCCTATTTGGATGTATCTATTTTCCATTTGGTAAAAAAACGAGGAGGCTGGTTGATTGTGCTTTTTCTAGGGCAACTGTTAACCACAAACGTGTTGGAGTTTTATGAAGATAGGCTGACGATCATTCTGGTCTTGTTGATGCCGTTGATTATGTCCAGCGGAGGTAATAGCGGTTCGCAAGCTTCGACATTGATCATCCAAGCTATGGCGATGGGCGAGGTGACACTACGCGATTGGTGGTTGGTTATGCGACGCGAGATTCTTTCCGGATTTTTTCTGGGATTGATTCTAGGGACATTAGGTTTTTGCCGTATTGCCGCCTATCAGGCTTTCTCCGGCGAGTATGGTGATGCTTGGGTATTGTATGGCTTAGCAATTGCCCTATCGTTGGTAGGCGTTGTCCTTTGGGGCTCACTTGTTGGTTCTATGCTGCCCTTTGTGCTACGTCGTCTTGGAGCCGATCCGGCAAGTTCTTCTGCTCCCTTCGTATCCACATTGGTCGATGTGACCGGTCTTATTATCTATTTTACCGTTGCAACGCTTGTGCTCGGTAATATTGTTGGGAAGTAG
- a CDS encoding PfkB family carbohydrate kinase → MSLVIVGTVAFDAIETPFGKTDKIVGGAATFAGLAASYLYDQVKLISVIGEDFGDDNINILKSRGIDVEGVEIVEGGKSFFWSGKYHNDMNSRDTLITELNVLADFDPKIPASYQDCTYLLLGNLTPQVQMQTLDRLAQAPKLVVLDTMNFWMDVALDDLKKVLQKVDVLTINDAEARQLSGEYSLVKAAEIILQMGPKYLIIKKGEHGALLFGEGQVFSAPALPLADVFDPTGAGDAFAGGFIGYLAKVKTINFTNMKNAIIYGSALASFCVEKFGTEQLQHLTAEDIKSRIQKFIALAKFEISE, encoded by the coding sequence ATGAGTTTAGTAATTGTTGGGACGGTTGCATTCGACGCCATCGAAACCCCTTTTGGAAAAACAGATAAAATTGTGGGCGGCGCCGCTACCTTCGCGGGATTGGCTGCATCTTACCTATATGATCAAGTCAAGTTGATTAGTGTTATCGGTGAAGATTTTGGAGATGACAATATTAATATTTTAAAGTCTCGCGGCATTGATGTGGAAGGGGTAGAGATTGTTGAAGGAGGTAAATCCTTCTTTTGGTCGGGCAAATACCACAACGACATGAACAGTCGTGACACGTTGATCACAGAATTAAATGTGTTGGCAGATTTTGATCCGAAAATCCCGGCATCCTACCAAGACTGTACCTACCTTTTGCTGGGCAATTTAACGCCGCAAGTACAAATGCAGACCTTGGATCGTTTAGCGCAGGCTCCTAAGTTAGTAGTGCTTGATACGATGAACTTTTGGATGGATGTGGCTCTTGACGATTTAAAGAAAGTGCTTCAGAAGGTCGATGTCTTGACGATCAACGATGCAGAAGCACGGCAGTTGTCTGGGGAGTATTCTTTGGTGAAGGCTGCTGAGATTATCTTACAAATGGGGCCTAAATACCTAATCATTAAAAAAGGTGAGCATGGTGCGCTTCTTTTTGGTGAAGGACAAGTGTTTTCTGCGCCAGCCCTGCCTTTGGCTGATGTATTTGATCCGACGGGTGCGGGAGATGCTTTTGCTGGAGGTTTTATTGGTTACCTAGCAAAAGTTAAAACCATCAACTTTACCAACATGAAGAATGCGATTATCTATGGCTCGGCCTTGGCATCGTTTTGTGTTGAAAAATTCGGAACAGAACAACTACAGCATCTAACTGCAGAAGATATCAAAAGCAGGATTCAGAAATTTATAGCTCTAGCAAAATTTGAGATTAGCGAATAA
- the murB gene encoding UDP-N-acetylmuramate dehydrogenase encodes MVNEIQHDISLRRYNTFAVEASCHQFIDITEESQLAGLHEEGYFQRSFLVLGSGSNVLFTKNYEGLIIHMASKGIQHFIEGNYIFVTAKAGEVWNDFVWYCINHGFAGVENMALIPGTVGASPVQNIGAYGTELMDVFYSCQAFDTQTGTFTTFSKDDCQFTYRDSIFKTKHKGRFIITSVTYKLALHKKVNTSYGAINEELNNRGIDSPSIKDVAEVVSHIRVEKLPDPSTVGNAGSFFKNTIIPLAHFNTLKEQHPTIVSFPVDNERVKLAAGWLIEACGWKGKIDGQVAVWKNQALVITNLGEASGLEIYTISSKIMNDVYKKFGIELEREVNIL; translated from the coding sequence ATGGTAAACGAGATCCAACACGATATTTCACTTCGACGATATAATACCTTTGCTGTAGAGGCAAGCTGCCATCAGTTTATCGACATCACAGAAGAAAGCCAACTAGCAGGGCTTCACGAAGAGGGCTACTTTCAGCGCTCATTCTTGGTGTTGGGCTCCGGAAGCAACGTACTTTTTACAAAAAATTACGAGGGGCTGATCATACATATGGCCAGCAAGGGCATTCAACATTTTATCGAAGGCAATTACATTTTTGTCACTGCCAAAGCCGGCGAGGTATGGAACGATTTCGTATGGTACTGCATTAACCATGGTTTTGCAGGTGTGGAAAATATGGCCCTTATTCCCGGCACAGTTGGAGCATCGCCAGTTCAAAATATTGGTGCTTACGGCACCGAGCTGATGGATGTTTTCTATTCTTGCCAAGCATTCGACACCCAAACCGGTACATTTACCACCTTCAGTAAAGACGATTGCCAATTCACTTACCGAGACAGCATTTTTAAAACCAAACATAAAGGGCGCTTTATCATTACGTCTGTAACCTACAAACTCGCACTCCACAAAAAGGTAAACACATCTTATGGTGCGATTAATGAAGAGCTGAATAACAGAGGGATCGATTCGCCGAGCATCAAGGACGTCGCCGAGGTCGTATCCCACATCCGTGTCGAAAAACTGCCCGATCCTTCTACGGTGGGCAACGCCGGTAGTTTCTTCAAAAACACAATCATACCTCTTGCGCATTTCAACACACTGAAAGAGCAACATCCTACTATCGTTTCCTTCCCGGTTGACAACGAACGCGTGAAATTGGCCGCCGGATGGCTTATCGAAGCTTGCGGTTGGAAGGGTAAAATCGACGGTCAGGTCGCTGTTTGGAAAAATCAAGCGTTGGTAATCACCAACTTGGGAGAAGCTAGCGGTCTAGAAATATATACTATATCGTCTAAAATAATGAACGATGTGTATAAAAAGTTTGGAATTGAGCTAGAGCGCGAAGTAAATATACTATAG
- a CDS encoding phosphoglycerate kinase translates to MKTIDDLNFSGKKALIRVDFNVPFDENFNITDDNRIQGATPTIKKILADGGSVILMSHLGRPKDGPTDKYSLKHIVAHLSAVLGVDVQFANDCIGEEAIEKSAALQAGEVLLLENLRFYKEEEKGDKAFAEKLAKLGDVYVNDAFGTAHRAHASTAIVAEFFPGSKFAGYLLAAEINNAEKVLNNPNRPFTAIMGGAKVSDKIQLIEALLDKVDNLIIGGGMAYTFVKARGGEIGKSLVEIDKLDLANELVQKAEEKGVNLVLPTDAQIADKFSNDAATYDGPNDAIPADKEGLDIGPESSAHFAEVIGASNTLLWNGPMGVFEFDTFAKGTKAVADAVVAATERGAFSLIGGGDSAAAVSKFGMTEHVSYVSTGGGALLEYMEGKALPGVQALND, encoded by the coding sequence ATGAAAACAATTGATGATTTGAATTTCTCGGGCAAGAAAGCATTGATCCGTGTGGATTTTAATGTTCCTTTTGATGAGAATTTTAATATAACCGATGACAACCGTATCCAAGGCGCTACGCCAACGATCAAAAAGATTTTGGCAGATGGCGGATCAGTAATCTTGATGTCCCATTTGGGACGTCCGAAAGATGGGCCAACGGATAAGTATTCGTTAAAGCATATCGTAGCACATTTGTCGGCCGTGCTTGGTGTCGATGTTCAATTTGCAAACGATTGTATCGGTGAAGAAGCTATCGAGAAAAGTGCTGCTTTGCAGGCAGGTGAGGTTCTTTTGTTAGAAAACCTTCGTTTTTACAAAGAAGAAGAAAAAGGCGATAAGGCTTTTGCAGAGAAATTGGCCAAACTTGGTGATGTCTATGTGAATGACGCTTTCGGTACTGCTCACCGTGCGCACGCGTCTACAGCTATCGTGGCCGAGTTTTTCCCAGGAAGCAAATTTGCAGGCTACTTATTGGCTGCAGAGATCAATAATGCCGAAAAGGTGTTGAATAATCCAAACCGTCCTTTCACAGCAATCATGGGTGGAGCGAAAGTTTCCGATAAGATTCAATTGATCGAGGCCTTGTTGGATAAGGTAGACAACCTGATCATTGGTGGCGGTATGGCCTACACATTCGTGAAAGCACGTGGCGGCGAGATCGGAAAATCATTGGTCGAGATCGACAAGTTGGATTTGGCTAACGAGCTTGTTCAGAAAGCGGAGGAAAAAGGCGTGAATTTGGTGTTGCCTACAGATGCGCAGATTGCCGATAAATTTTCTAACGATGCAGCGACTTATGACGGTCCAAACGATGCTATTCCAGCAGATAAGGAAGGTCTTGATATTGGTCCGGAATCATCCGCACATTTCGCTGAAGTGATCGGTGCTTCTAATACCCTACTTTGGAACGGTCCAATGGGTGTTTTCGAGTTTGATACTTTTGCGAAAGGTACAAAAGCTGTTGCTGATGCGGTGGTTGCTGCTACAGAACGTGGTGCCTTTTCCCTTATCGGAGGAGGAGACTCTGCTGCTGCGGTATCGAAGTTTGGTATGACAGAACACGTAAGCTACGTAAGTACAGGTGGTGGAGCCTTGTTGGAATATATGGAAGGCAAAGCACTTCCAGGTGTTCAAGCTTTGAACGACTAG
- a CDS encoding YpdA family putative bacillithiol disulfide reductase: protein MDNFFDVLIIGAGPIGLACGIEAQKAGYTHIILEKGCLVNSLYNYPVNMTFFSSSERLEIGDTPFVTTLPKPKRAEALEYYRRINGKFNLNTHLFEEVLTVRKEAELLYIQSSKAQYIAKSVIVATGFYDIPMMLNIPGEELPKVSHYYQDPHYYANQHVLVVGASNSSVDAALETYRKGAKVTLVVRGKEISPRVKYWVKPDIENRIAFQEIDVFYNSCLTAISDDSVTLETPEGAVTLKNDFVLALTGYQPNFKFLKSIGVHVPDEAPKIPEHDPQTMETNISGLYLAGVVCGGLNTHLWFIENSRVHAETIIQHVKSRGI from the coding sequence ATGGATAATTTTTTTGATGTACTTATTATTGGAGCAGGCCCAATTGGTCTTGCCTGTGGCATCGAAGCACAGAAAGCAGGCTACACACATATCATCCTCGAAAAGGGATGCTTGGTGAATTCCTTGTACAACTATCCGGTGAACATGACCTTTTTTTCGTCTTCAGAACGGCTGGAGATCGGTGACACCCCATTTGTAACCACGCTCCCAAAGCCCAAGAGAGCCGAAGCCCTAGAGTATTATCGGCGCATCAACGGCAAGTTCAATCTTAATACTCATCTCTTCGAAGAAGTATTAACGGTTCGCAAGGAGGCAGAGCTGTTATATATTCAGAGTTCAAAAGCGCAATACATTGCCAAGAGCGTGATCGTTGCAACAGGATTTTATGATATCCCGATGATGCTCAACATCCCGGGCGAAGAGCTGCCAAAAGTATCGCATTACTACCAAGACCCGCACTATTATGCCAACCAGCATGTACTGGTTGTTGGCGCGAGCAACTCTTCGGTCGATGCCGCATTGGAAACATACCGTAAAGGGGCGAAAGTTACTCTCGTCGTACGCGGCAAGGAAATCAGTCCACGCGTAAAGTATTGGGTCAAGCCCGATATCGAAAATCGAATTGCCTTTCAGGAAATTGATGTTTTCTACAACAGTTGCTTGACGGCTATCAGCGACGATAGTGTGACCTTGGAAACTCCAGAAGGAGCGGTCACCTTAAAAAATGATTTTGTGTTGGCACTAACCGGATATCAGCCGAATTTTAAATTTCTAAAATCTATAGGTGTACATGTCCCTGATGAAGCGCCCAAGATTCCTGAACATGACCCGCAAACTATGGAAACCAACATTTCCGGACTATATTTAGCGGGGGTAGTTTGCGGCGGTCTAAACACACATCTTTGGTTTATCGAAAACTCACGTGTACATGCAGAGACCATTATACAGCACGTCAAATCCCGCGGTATCTAG
- a CDS encoding RNA polymerase sigma factor has product MNKLEFNTLVIQQADSLKTYARNFTRDQDDANDLVQDTLLKAVTYFNNFKEGTNLKGWLYTIMKNTFINNYRRVVKTNSFITKEEEITSANLVVSATSNRGENKFVMEDINQALSTLSDDYYVPFSMYFEGYKYHEISDHLSIPIGTVKTRIHVARKAMKKTLHAYKFGD; this is encoded by the coding sequence ATGAACAAGTTAGAATTCAACACTTTAGTTATTCAACAGGCGGACTCACTAAAGACGTATGCGAGAAATTTCACTAGAGATCAGGATGACGCAAATGATTTGGTACAAGACACGCTTTTGAAAGCGGTGACTTACTTCAACAACTTTAAAGAAGGAACCAACCTCAAAGGTTGGTTATACACCATTATGAAGAACACCTTCATCAACAATTACCGCCGGGTAGTCAAAACAAATTCATTCATCACCAAAGAGGAAGAAATCACTAGTGCCAACTTGGTTGTGTCGGCAACAAGCAACAGAGGCGAGAACAAATTCGTCATGGAAGACATCAACCAAGCACTTTCAACACTTAGCGACGACTATTATGTTCCCTTTAGCATGTACTTTGAAGGCTATAAGTATCACGAGATATCTGACCACCTATCTATTCCGATAGGAACGGTAAAAACCAGGATACACGTGGCACGCAAAGCAATGAAAAAGACGCTTCACGCTTATAAGTTCGGCGATTAG
- a CDS encoding TolB-like translocation protein, with protein sequence MNKKLIINILSIFITTIYSHNTFGQIIDNEQAHSSIKWQQIKTQNYRLLFPSTFDSAARNLAKQLPYLRQYSSRDLGKNPHPITLILQGNHLSQNGYVQLAPRKSEFYPVPSSTADNQEWLPNLALHELRHVAQFDKLTGRIRGPFFEQLALALYALNLPAWYFEGDAVQIETIHSAGGRGRLPSWEMPIRANVLSDRDYDFNKYVLGSFKDNVPSHYSIGLLMNTYMTNHTGIESHEKIMEDMRNKLLRPFNFQRAFKHASGMKPRKMFHATMAELEENWVKNDNNKSIENEIKTIKSKFPSDYLLPQRSQNDELWALKSSPHSVNEIIVVDPSGKEHSITKTGIQITPYFHLRGTQVVWDEYRKDPRFGKQTYNVINLYDIKTKALKTLTHRSRYYSPVLHPSQDVIAVVEVDAGNKSSLLLLNAKDGNVLETQHLPEGVHIQQPKFDAAGDKIIAIAVSPKGTNLIEITLATRQHRFLLDWGNQQLERPSYHHDDILFKAHFDGLDNIYRIDQEGELYRLTDARFGAFNAFVDEQKQEIIYNDYRYNGYKLASQKLESGTKTSLTNNNAPHLFIQPTLDQLKDIQQPIIEQQDTIQITAYNPTTHLINFHSLSISSTNFESFDNYIPGLFWLSNDVLNSSQIKLGYEYDPDIRKSIYSAELAYRRYLPVFTARYANRGLVGNAVTQNNQVIMYDYRDHHATFEVGIPLSVYRQNVVYSYGANFGTSYTKRYDVSISLRNFNETIAFPLNYQAYFNRNSMRSRMDLAPRWGQNISITYRHLPFEQQLSGEVLSVRTNFYLPGLSSNHSLQFRFAAQRSNGRYEGVYDIPMVSGWGNFRSDIVSNTALASYRMPLFYPDWSIGSLAYIKRFQGLLFSDFQNIHRSSAPKSFGLGISADLNVFRYVLPDINVAARLTYINDSSASRKLFPTFGFSYAY encoded by the coding sequence ATGAATAAAAAATTAATAATCAATATCTTATCAATATTCATAACAACTATATATTCACATAATACCTTTGGACAGATTATTGATAACGAACAAGCGCATTCATCCATCAAATGGCAGCAAATAAAAACACAAAATTATCGCCTTCTTTTTCCTAGCACCTTTGACTCTGCCGCACGTAATCTAGCCAAGCAACTCCCCTACCTTCGTCAATACAGTAGCCGTGATTTAGGCAAAAATCCCCACCCTATCACCTTGATATTACAAGGAAACCATCTTAGTCAGAATGGCTATGTACAACTTGCTCCGCGAAAATCCGAGTTTTATCCCGTCCCATCTTCGACTGCAGATAACCAAGAATGGTTACCGAACTTGGCACTTCATGAGCTCAGGCATGTTGCTCAATTTGACAAATTGACAGGACGTATCAGAGGGCCTTTTTTTGAACAGCTGGCTTTAGCGCTCTATGCATTGAACCTGCCCGCATGGTATTTTGAAGGCGACGCTGTACAAATAGAAACCATACACAGCGCAGGCGGACGAGGCAGATTACCATCTTGGGAAATGCCTATCCGAGCAAATGTTTTATCCGACAGGGATTATGATTTCAACAAATACGTATTAGGTTCCTTCAAAGATAATGTTCCCTCACATTACAGCATCGGTCTCCTGATGAATACCTACATGACCAATCATACCGGTATAGAAAGCCATGAAAAAATCATGGAAGATATGCGAAACAAACTACTTCGACCATTCAATTTTCAACGCGCTTTCAAGCATGCTTCCGGCATGAAGCCACGTAAAATGTTCCATGCTACCATGGCGGAGTTAGAAGAAAACTGGGTAAAAAATGACAATAACAAATCTATAGAAAACGAAATAAAAACAATAAAAAGTAAATTCCCAAGCGATTATTTACTTCCTCAACGAAGTCAAAATGACGAGCTATGGGCACTCAAATCGAGTCCTCATTCGGTTAATGAAATCATCGTCGTAGACCCTTCCGGAAAGGAGCATAGCATAACAAAAACAGGCATACAAATAACTCCCTATTTTCATTTACGCGGCACACAAGTTGTGTGGGACGAGTACCGAAAAGACCCTCGCTTCGGTAAACAAACCTACAATGTTATCAACCTGTACGACATAAAAACGAAAGCACTTAAAACGCTGACACATCGATCAAGATACTACTCTCCTGTACTTCATCCATCGCAAGATGTTATTGCCGTCGTCGAGGTTGATGCAGGCAATAAGAGCAGCTTATTGCTACTAAATGCTAAGGACGGCAACGTATTGGAAACACAGCATCTGCCCGAAGGCGTGCACATTCAACAGCCCAAATTCGACGCCGCCGGGGATAAAATCATCGCCATAGCTGTGTCGCCGAAAGGAACCAACCTGATCGAAATAACGCTAGCGACTCGACAACATCGCTTTCTGTTGGACTGGGGAAACCAGCAACTTGAAAGGCCATCCTACCACCATGATGATATCCTGTTTAAAGCTCATTTTGATGGCTTAGACAATATTTACAGAATAGATCAAGAAGGAGAGTTGTACAGACTCACAGACGCTCGTTTTGGCGCATTCAACGCATTTGTCGATGAGCAAAAACAGGAAATCATCTACAATGATTATCGATATAACGGCTATAAATTGGCTTCCCAAAAACTCGAATCGGGAACAAAAACATCGCTAACGAACAACAATGCACCCCATCTTTTTATACAGCCTACCTTAGATCAGCTGAAAGATATACAGCAGCCTATCATTGAACAACAGGACACCATACAGATTACAGCCTACAACCCAACCACACATTTGATAAATTTTCATAGCTTATCGATTAGCAGCACCAATTTCGAAAGTTTCGACAACTACATCCCCGGGCTTTTTTGGCTTTCCAACGACGTGCTAAACAGCAGCCAGATCAAATTAGGCTACGAATACGACCCCGACATCCGCAAGAGCATCTATTCTGCCGAACTGGCCTACCGCAGGTATCTTCCCGTATTTACCGCACGCTATGCCAACCGCGGGCTTGTAGGCAATGCCGTGACGCAAAACAACCAAGTCATCATGTACGACTATCGCGATCATCACGCTACCTTCGAAGTAGGCATCCCGCTCTCTGTTTACCGGCAAAACGTAGTATACAGTTATGGTGCAAATTTTGGTACGTCCTACACAAAACGATATGATGTCAGCATTTCGCTTCGCAATTTCAACGAAACCATCGCATTTCCCTTAAACTACCAAGCTTATTTTAATCGAAACAGCATGCGAAGCCGTATGGATTTGGCACCACGTTGGGGACAAAACATCAGTATCACCTACCGACATCTTCCTTTTGAACAACAACTTAGTGGAGAGGTTCTATCTGTCAGAACCAACTTTTACCTACCCGGCCTATCATCCAACCATAGCCTTCAATTCCGTTTTGCGGCACAACGAAGCAACGGTAGATATGAAGGCGTATATGACATCCCGATGGTGTCTGGATGGGGCAATTTCCGATCGGACATCGTAAGCAACACCGCATTGGCGAGCTACCGCATGCCTCTATTTTATCCTGATTGGAGCATAGGCTCATTAGCCTACATCAAACGTTTTCAGGGATTGCTTTTCTCCGATTTCCAAAATATACATCGATCATCCGCGCCAAAAAGTTTCGGACTTGGGATTTCCGCAGACCTCAACGTTTTTCGATATGTACTACCCGACATCAATGTTGCGGCACGGTTGACCTATATAAACGACAGTTCTGCCTCACGCAAACTGTTCCCGACTTTTGGCTTTAGCTATGCCTATTAG